In one Cloacibacillus porcorum genomic region, the following are encoded:
- a CDS encoding glycine/sarcosine/betaine reductase component B subunit yields MGKRLQLDYVNVHDVRFGSETSLADGVLTINKEELLQTAASDLFGSLDIQLVRPGESCRILGIHDVMQPRCKADHPEESYPGIWGKLAPMGEGRTVALKGVVVSDIYYAKCNIKYYLDMGGPCAKYSNFSRHFHICLDATPGEGVSDASYAEALKHASLAINVHLAKLAINMKPDESEVFEREPIPAGKKLPKVAYLVTHMASHDTWNFLYYGQSALNFLPIVVQPTEILDGAMVWRYWEPNYYLQNEVYIKELMKRHGKDLEFVGVVFANNVMKIDAKDTMGMIAATLCKDTLQADCVMLNKSGMGHCQLDSALTFNWCQRLGMTTVLNLSAVSNDQPGDMLVIADPKVDAVINSGRNWDLDHPRVERLVGEKTNVPCLLGVDPWGPFKHTTNFCYQGIWSQLGDYYMTTDSDIRQEVQKND; encoded by the coding sequence ATGGGCAAAAGACTACAGCTTGATTATGTCAATGTTCACGACGTTCGGTTCGGCAGTGAAACATCTCTGGCGGACGGCGTCCTCACTATCAACAAGGAGGAGCTGCTTCAAACAGCGGCAAGCGACCTGTTCGGTTCGCTCGATATCCAGTTGGTAAGGCCCGGCGAAAGCTGCCGTATCCTCGGCATTCACGATGTCATGCAGCCTCGCTGCAAGGCCGACCATCCGGAGGAGTCCTATCCAGGCATATGGGGCAAGCTGGCTCCGATGGGAGAGGGACGTACAGTAGCCCTGAAGGGAGTCGTCGTCTCCGATATCTACTACGCGAAGTGCAATATCAAATATTACCTGGACATGGGGGGCCCCTGCGCCAAATACAGCAACTTCTCAAGGCACTTCCATATCTGCCTGGACGCGACGCCGGGCGAAGGCGTTTCGGACGCGAGCTACGCTGAGGCGCTGAAACATGCTTCGCTGGCGATCAACGTCCATCTCGCAAAACTGGCGATCAACATGAAACCGGATGAGAGCGAAGTCTTTGAGCGCGAACCCATTCCGGCAGGAAAAAAACTCCCCAAAGTCGCCTATCTGGTTACGCACATGGCCTCGCACGATACGTGGAATTTCCTTTACTACGGGCAGAGCGCCCTTAACTTCCTGCCGATCGTGGTACAGCCCACGGAGATCCTTGACGGCGCGATGGTCTGGCGTTACTGGGAACCTAACTATTATCTGCAAAACGAAGTTTACATCAAAGAACTTATGAAGCGTCACGGCAAAGATCTTGAATTCGTCGGCGTCGTCTTCGCCAATAATGTGATGAAAATCGACGCAAAAGACACCATGGGAATGATCGCGGCCACACTGTGTAAAGATACGCTGCAGGCGGACTGCGTTATGCTCAACAAATCCGGTATGGGCCACTGTCAGCTTGATTCGGCGCTGACATTCAACTGGTGCCAGCGGCTCGGCATGACGACTGTGCTGAACCTTTCGGCTGTCTCCAACGACCAGCCGGGAGACATGCTGGTTATCGCGGACCCGAAGGTAGACGCAGTCATCAACAGCGGCAGGAACTGGGATCTCGACCATCCCCGGGTCGAACGGCTTGTCGGCGAAAAAACAAACGTCCCCTGTCTGCTTGGAGTAGATCCATGGGGCCCCTTTAAGCATACGACAAATTTCTGCTATCAGGGCATATGGTCTCAGCTCGGCGATTACTATATGACAACTGACAGCGACATCAGGCAGGAGGTGCAGAAAAATGACTAA
- a CDS encoding glycine/betaine/sarcosine/D-proline family reductase selenoprotein B, which yields MTKKRVVHYINQFYAGMGGEDTASVGLSERDGAVGPGAALALALGDDYEIVKTIICGDNTIAEHTEEILPQIVKIVSDAKADLFVAGPGFNAGRYGLGCGATTAAVTEQLNIPAVTALYAENPGTDLYKNRCYILQSDNNARNMTSVINQIAGFAKRLIAGDAIQDGKAERYHGSGPAVAIDYAIPAAERGINMLLAKHDGKTYRTEVIMPNHEEIPIPSLSKPLSQCKIGLVTDGGLVPAGNPDNQVPTNSKAYKRYSIDGMETLDAKDWEVSHQGYNNAFVLQDPNRLVPVDALRKMVKEGVIGSLDDVFYSTAGVMTPMEKCKEFGEGIAKALKEAMCDAAIETST from the coding sequence ATGACTAAAAAGAGAGTTGTTCATTACATCAACCAGTTTTACGCGGGGATGGGCGGCGAAGATACCGCAAGCGTAGGCCTCTCCGAAAGAGACGGCGCCGTCGGCCCGGGAGCGGCTCTTGCTCTGGCGCTCGGCGATGATTATGAGATCGTTAAGACCATTATTTGCGGCGACAACACCATCGCGGAGCATACGGAAGAAATCCTCCCGCAGATCGTAAAAATAGTAAGCGACGCGAAGGCCGACCTCTTCGTCGCCGGTCCCGGATTCAACGCCGGACGTTACGGCCTGGGCTGCGGCGCCACCACGGCCGCGGTCACGGAACAGCTGAATATTCCCGCCGTAACAGCGCTCTATGCGGAAAACCCCGGCACGGACCTTTACAAAAACCGCTGCTATATCCTCCAGAGCGACAATAACGCGCGCAATATGACGTCGGTCATAAATCAGATTGCCGGCTTCGCAAAGCGCCTGATCGCGGGCGACGCGATACAGGACGGCAAAGCGGAGCGTTACCACGGCAGCGGACCGGCAGTCGCCATTGATTACGCCATTCCGGCCGCGGAGCGCGGTATCAATATGCTGCTGGCAAAGCACGACGGAAAGACATACCGTACCGAGGTCATCATGCCCAACCACGAAGAGATACCGATCCCCTCTCTCAGCAAACCGCTTTCACAGTGTAAGATAGGGCTGGTCACCGACGGCGGCCTGGTTCCTGCCGGCAACCCGGACAATCAGGTCCCGACAAATTCCAAGGCATACAAGCGCTACTCGATCGACGGTATGGAAACTCTGGACGCGAAAGACTGGGAGGTCAGCCACCAGGGATACAATAACGCCTTCGTACTTCAGGACCCCAACCGGCTCGTGCCGGTCGACGCCCTGCGCAAGATGGTAAAGGAGGGCGTGATCGGCAGTCTGGACGACGTCTTTTATTCGACGGCGGGAGTCATGACCCCGATGGAAAAATGCAAAGAGTTCGGTGAAGGGATCGCCAAGGCGCTAAAAGAGGCCATGTGCGACGCCGCGATCGAGACCTCTACCTGA
- a CDS encoding TetR/AcrR family transcriptional regulator C-terminal domain-containing protein — protein sequence MPKTEITKAALGSCLRELMAQKGLSQITIKDITTKCGVSRNAFYYHFRDKYDLIHWIFYSETLPVINTFSDPDRYLDGFVCLCKYMLENREFYMEVFHYVGQNSLSESLVESYFELMKIHILTVYAQIGYRLGEDELYILARLEAYAYVGIIMEWVKGGMHENYMIYFEKLKKVKTGLTFPLEPTEMTEYTVAKQEFDLRRKTI from the coding sequence ATGCCAAAAACAGAGATTACGAAGGCTGCGCTGGGCTCCTGCTTGAGAGAACTGATGGCGCAGAAAGGACTCAGCCAGATAACGATCAAAGATATTACCACTAAATGTGGGGTCAGCAGGAATGCCTTTTATTACCATTTTCGTGATAAATACGATCTGATCCATTGGATCTTTTATTCCGAGACCCTGCCCGTAATCAATACCTTCTCCGATCCGGACCGCTATCTGGATGGTTTTGTCTGCCTTTGCAAATATATGCTGGAAAACCGTGAATTTTACATGGAGGTCTTTCATTACGTAGGACAAAATTCCCTCTCAGAATCGCTTGTAGAATCATACTTTGAGCTGATGAAAATACACATCCTCACGGTATATGCTCAGATAGGATACAGGCTGGGAGAAGATGAACTGTATATTTTGGCCCGCCTTGAGGCGTACGCCTACGTGGGCATCATCATGGAATGGGTCAAAGGCGGCATGCATGAGAACTACATGATCTATTTTGAAAAGCTGAAAAAGGTCAAGACCGGGCTGACCTTCCCTCTTGAGCCAACAGAAATGACAGAGTATACTGTAGCAAAACAGGAATTCGATCTGAGGAGAAAGACCATATAA
- a CDS encoding glycine/betaine/sarcosine/D-proline family reductase selenoprotein B — translation MCGLQDIDYQVPAAVRGIDMLLAKFRGESYRSEVCISPSQEVPMPTLSKKLSEAKIAFVTDGGLVPRGNPDNMTPVGSDKFCIYSFLGKDTLMPEEYEVSHQGYDNKYVTEDPNRLVPLDAARKAETAGRIRKVSDTFYSTAGVMVSVENSQEFGRKIAVSLRESETDGVILTSTCGTSSRCGAYIACEIERVGIPVVHVTNLTQISEWAGCSRILRGNNISHVFGRPELPPEQEYEWRERLFNKALELLASVPDDNSCLIVNMEQ, via the coding sequence GTGTGCGGTCTCCAGGATATTGACTACCAAGTTCCCGCCGCAGTCAGGGGAATCGACATGTTGCTGGCTAAATTTCGCGGAGAATCCTACCGCAGCGAAGTATGTATCTCTCCGTCGCAGGAGGTGCCTATGCCAACGCTGTCTAAAAAATTGTCTGAGGCAAAGATCGCCTTTGTGACGGACGGCGGGTTGGTTCCACGCGGAAATCCCGATAACATGACGCCTGTCGGTTCCGATAAGTTCTGCATTTACTCCTTCTTGGGAAAAGATACTTTAATGCCCGAGGAATACGAGGTGAGCCACCAGGGCTACGACAATAAATACGTGACGGAGGACCCCAACCGCCTGGTACCGCTTGACGCGGCACGCAAAGCAGAGACGGCCGGGCGCATCCGCAAAGTATCCGACACGTTCTACTCCACCGCCGGCGTAATGGTCTCCGTCGAAAACAGCCAGGAGTTCGGCCGCAAAATCGCAGTTTCCCTGCGTGAAAGTGAGACCGACGGCGTGATCCTCACCTCAACCTGCGGTACAAGCTCCAGATGCGGCGCCTACATCGCCTGTGAGATCGAGCGCGTAGGCATCCCCGTCGTACACGTCACCAACCTCACTCAGATATCAGAATGGGCAGGCTGCAGCAGGATTCTTAGAGGGAATAACATCAGCCATGTATTCGGCAGGCCGGAATTACCTCCTGAACAGGAATATGAATGGAGAGAGCGGCTTTTTAACAAGGCATTGGAACTGCTGGCGTCGGTACCGGACGACAACTCCTGCCTGATAGTAAATATGGAGCAATAA
- a CDS encoding DUF554 domain-containing protein, with protein MELFSSIPLFGSIANALFIVCGALAGLLLRKKIPAKIMELPVQGMALFVVTLGVGMAIKTQQPLVVIASIALGSLIGELMNLEGALEAASMKLEKRIGDGAKGFSTGFITTSLIYCTGSMAVLGAFEEGLGGYPSLLLAKGLIDGLTSVAMAASLGFGVIFSAVPVFLYQGLLTLAAGWIQPFMSEAAVTEMSATGGLMLMGIGINLLGFMKIRVMNMLPGLVVAVILVRLFF; from the coding sequence TTGGAATTATTCAGCTCTATACCACTCTTCGGAAGTATCGCCAACGCTCTTTTCATAGTATGCGGCGCACTCGCGGGGCTGCTGCTCCGCAAAAAGATCCCGGCAAAGATAATGGAGCTGCCCGTCCAGGGCATGGCGCTCTTCGTGGTGACGCTCGGCGTCGGCATGGCGATAAAGACGCAGCAGCCGCTGGTGGTCATCGCAAGCATCGCCCTCGGCTCGCTCATCGGCGAACTGATGAATCTTGAGGGCGCGCTTGAGGCGGCGAGCATGAAGCTGGAGAAACGTATTGGAGACGGCGCGAAGGGCTTCTCCACCGGCTTTATAACGACAAGCCTCATCTACTGCACCGGCTCGATGGCGGTGCTTGGCGCCTTTGAAGAGGGGCTCGGCGGCTATCCTTCGCTGCTTCTCGCGAAGGGGCTCATCGACGGCCTCACCTCCGTGGCGATGGCCGCCTCGCTCGGCTTCGGTGTGATCTTCTCCGCCGTTCCCGTTTTTCTCTATCAGGGGCTGCTGACCCTCGCCGCCGGCTGGATACAGCCCTTTATGTCCGAAGCCGCCGTCACGGAGATGAGCGCCACCGGAGGGCTCATGCTCATGGGCATCGGCATCAACCTGCTGGGTTTTATGAAGATACGCGTGATGAATATGCTCCCCGGCCTTGTAGTCGCGGTCATACTTGTAAGGTTATTTTTTTAG
- a CDS encoding Glu/Leu/Phe/Val family dehydrogenase, protein MAVQKRTSTNVLLDTALKNFYAAAEEMGLEDGLVEVMSRPERAICVSIPVQMDDGSVRVFNGYRVQHSTVCGPAKGGLRFHPDVNLEECEALASLMTWKCSLAGIPYGGGKGGISVDPFELSPRERETMTRTFAARIAPFIGDWTDVPAPDVNTGGPEMVWIMDTISKLRGHLEPGVVTGKPVAYWGSKGRTAATGLGVATCILELLKTQHIDPKDATVIVQGFGNVGTYNALFLQEAGAKIVGISDITGGYYNPNGIDVKAAKAYVEKHPKRILDGYEEAGLVRMDGEAILEQECLVLSPCALEGVISDKNADKLKCKYIVEGANGPIRPEGDAILDKRGILVVPDFLANSGGVIGSYFEWVQDLAGFFWTEEEYNNRLVPIMKDNFKRVWDYAQEHNVKMRRAAFLVAIKRVADGLKIKGFFL, encoded by the coding sequence ATGGCCGTACAGAAACGTACTTCCACCAACGTACTTCTTGACACAGCGTTGAAGAATTTCTATGCAGCAGCAGAGGAGATGGGACTTGAAGACGGTCTCGTCGAGGTAATGAGCCGCCCCGAGCGCGCTATCTGCGTCTCGATCCCTGTCCAGATGGACGACGGTTCAGTAAGAGTTTTTAACGGTTATCGCGTACAGCATTCAACAGTCTGCGGACCCGCCAAGGGCGGACTTCGCTTCCACCCCGACGTCAACCTCGAAGAGTGCGAAGCTCTCGCCAGCCTTATGACCTGGAAGTGCTCGCTCGCCGGTATCCCTTACGGCGGAGGCAAGGGTGGAATCTCCGTAGATCCCTTCGAACTCTCACCGCGTGAGCGTGAGACGATGACCCGCACCTTCGCGGCCCGCATCGCCCCCTTCATCGGCGACTGGACTGACGTTCCCGCTCCCGACGTCAACACCGGCGGCCCCGAAATGGTCTGGATCATGGACACTATCTCCAAGCTCCGCGGCCACCTCGAGCCCGGCGTAGTGACCGGCAAGCCCGTAGCCTACTGGGGCTCAAAGGGCCGCACCGCGGCAACGGGACTCGGCGTCGCAACCTGCATTCTTGAACTGCTCAAGACCCAGCATATCGACCCGAAGGATGCCACCGTCATCGTACAGGGCTTCGGCAACGTCGGAACCTACAACGCCCTCTTCCTCCAGGAAGCCGGAGCTAAGATAGTCGGAATCAGCGACATCACCGGCGGCTACTACAACCCGAACGGTATCGACGTCAAGGCGGCGAAGGCATACGTTGAGAAGCACCCGAAGCGTATCCTCGACGGCTATGAAGAGGCTGGACTTGTCAGAATGGACGGTGAAGCGATCCTCGAGCAGGAATGCCTCGTTCTTTCACCCTGCGCCCTCGAAGGCGTCATCAGCGACAAGAACGCCGACAAACTCAAGTGCAAATACATCGTCGAAGGCGCGAACGGACCTATCCGCCCCGAAGGCGACGCGATCCTTGACAAACGCGGCATCCTCGTCGTTCCCGACTTCCTCGCCAACAGCGGCGGCGTTATCGGTTCATACTTCGAGTGGGTACAGGACCTCGCCGGATTCTTCTGGACAGAGGAAGAGTACAACAACCGCCTCGTCCCGATCATGAAGGACAACTTCAAGAGAGTTTGGGACTACGCTCAGGAGCACAACGTGAAGATGCGCCGCGCGGCCTTCCTCGTCGCCATCAAGCGCGTTGCAGACGGTCTCAAGATCAAGGGCTTCTTCCTCTAA
- a CDS encoding chromate transporter, protein MGDLLRLYIIFLKIGGVTFGGGLAMYPILHHEFIEKRGWITERELTDYYAIGQCTPGIIAVNVSTFVGNKRRGPLGGIIATLGFVTVPLVLLIAIAASLRSFAQVPVVRSAFAGIRVCVCVLIVNAVLRLWKNSVVDRPTLLLFAAVFALSAASAIMPFSVSPAVIVLASLLFGVVWQRRIRGKK, encoded by the coding sequence ATGGGAGATCTCTTACGGCTTTATATCATATTTTTAAAAATCGGCGGCGTCACCTTCGGCGGCGGCCTTGCGATGTACCCTATCCTGCACCATGAATTTATTGAAAAGCGCGGCTGGATAACGGAACGGGAGCTGACGGACTACTACGCCATCGGGCAATGTACGCCGGGAATAATCGCCGTCAACGTCTCGACCTTTGTGGGGAATAAGAGGAGAGGCCCTTTAGGAGGCATCATCGCCACCCTCGGCTTCGTCACCGTGCCGCTCGTCCTGCTGATCGCGATAGCCGCCTCGCTGCGCAGCTTCGCGCAGGTCCCCGTCGTCCGCAGCGCCTTCGCCGGTATCCGCGTCTGCGTATGCGTGCTGATCGTGAACGCGGTGCTGCGTCTCTGGAAAAACTCCGTCGTCGACCGCCCGACGCTGCTGCTCTTCGCGGCCGTCTTCGCCTTAAGCGCCGCTTCGGCCATTATGCCATTCTCCGTCAGTCCCGCCGTGATCGTTCTCGCCTCGCTGTTATTCGGCGTCGTCTGGCAGCGGCGCATAAGGGGTAAAAAATGA
- a CDS encoding chromate transporter, giving the protein MILLLRLFYEFFKVGLFAVGGGLATLPFLYALSSKSGWFTATDIADMIAVSESTPGAIGVNMATFAGYLTGGIPGAVLSTVGLVLPSIIVILLIANLLDNFQERTVVKDAFYGLRPASIALIAASGINVVAVTLLDLDKYRSTGAAADLLAWKAILLGIVLFAAQKRLKWSPVAFIAISAAVGIIFKF; this is encoded by the coding sequence ATGATCCTCCTGCTGCGGCTCTTCTATGAATTTTTCAAGGTCGGCCTCTTCGCAGTCGGCGGCGGACTTGCGACACTGCCCTTTCTTTACGCGCTCTCGTCTAAGAGCGGCTGGTTCACGGCGACCGATATCGCCGATATGATCGCCGTCTCCGAATCCACTCCGGGGGCGATTGGGGTAAACATGGCGACCTTCGCGGGCTACCTGACCGGGGGAATCCCCGGAGCGGTCCTCTCGACCGTGGGACTCGTACTGCCCTCGATAATCGTGATCCTGCTGATCGCGAACCTGCTCGACAACTTCCAGGAGCGCACCGTCGTCAAAGACGCCTTTTACGGCCTGCGCCCCGCCTCGATCGCGCTGATCGCCGCCTCGGGAATCAACGTCGTCGCCGTAACCCTGCTGGACCTCGATAAATACCGCTCTACGGGTGCGGCTGCGGACCTTTTGGCCTGGAAGGCGATCCTCTTAGGCATCGTCCTCTTCGCGGCCCAGAAGAGGCTGAAATGGAGTCCTGTGGCCTTCATCGCCATCTCGGCGGCGGTGGGAATAATCTTTAAGTTCTGA